From Scomber scombrus chromosome 13, fScoSco1.1, whole genome shotgun sequence, a single genomic window includes:
- the LOC133993273 gene encoding carboxypeptidase O-like, with translation MEKMKLWILGLFLLLNSGLETSHGLVDGLESMWNYNYTRYHPMDEIYSWMEDVKQGNPALVSSAVYGHTFEARNITLLKLGLKNPEGREKKVIWMDCGIHAREWISPAFCQWFVKEIVQSYKTNEKLKQMLQNLDIYVTPVINVDGYIFTWANDSTRLWRKSRSLPPEGSSCYGVDLNRNFNANWGTVGVSFDSCALTYCGKSAGSEPEAEAVMDFVGKMIDQTVLFLTIHSAGQLILLPYGHPEIYAPNYNELVSVGKKAAEEMKKVHGMNYTVGTSPQILYANSGSSRDWARLSGIPFSYTFELRDKGEFSHLLPEEQIQPACEEAYAGALSIITYVHNKAFNNSTLPNAAVITVSGVALKIWSTMMVLFLTTGVLV, from the exons atggagaaaatgaaactTTGGATTCTAGGATTGTTCCTGCTACTAAACAGCGGCTTGGAGACTTCTCATGG TTTAGTTGATGGTTTGGAATCAATGTGGAATTATAATTATACCAGATATCACCCCATGGATGAG ATATACAGCTGGATGGAAGATGTGAAGCAAGGGAACCCCGCACTGGTTTCCTCTGCTGTCTATGGACACACCTTTGAAGCAAGAAATATCACACTGCTGAAG CTTGGACTAAAAAACCCAGAAGGCAGAGAGAAGAAGGTGATATGGATGGACTGTGGTATCCACGCTCGGGAGTGGATCTCTCCCGCCTTCTGTCAGTGGTTTGTCAAAGAG ATTGTGCAGTCATACAAAACCAATGAAAAGCTGAAGCAGATGCTGCAGAATCTTGACATCTATGTTACTCCTGTGATCAATGTGGATGGATACATATTCACCTGGGCTAATGACAGT ACTCGTCTGTGGAGGAAgtctcgctccctccctcctgaaGGCAGTAGCTGTTACGGTGTCGATCTCAACAGAAACTTTAATGCCAACTGGGGAA CGGTTGGAGTGTCATTTGACAGTTGTGCACTCACTTACTGTGGGAAATCAGCAGGGTCAGAGCCTGAGGCTGAAGCTGTGATGGACTTTGTGG GTAAGATGATTGACCAGACTGTACTTTTCCTCACCATCCACTCTGCTGGGCAACTTATACTCCTGCCATATGGCCATCCTGAGATTTATGCACCCAACTACAATGAACTG GTTTCAGTTGGTAAGAAAGCAGCAGAAGAAATGAAGAAGGTCCATGGAATGAACTACACTGTAGGAACATCTCCACAGATCCTCT ATGCGAATTCAGGTTCAAGTCGAGACTGGGCTCGTCTCAGTGGCATCCCATTCTCTTACACCTTTGAGCTGCGAGACAAAG GCGAGTTCAGCCATTTGCTGCCAGAAGAGCAGATTCAGCCAGCGTGCGAGGAGGCCTACGCAGGAGCTCTCTCCATCATCACATATGTTCACAACAAAGCCTTTAACAACAGTACCCTCCCTAACGCTGCTGTCATCACAGTGTCTGGTGTTGCTTTGAAGATATGGAGTACTATGATGGTTCTGTTTCTCACCACAGGGGTCTTGGTGTAA
- the LOC133993462 gene encoding melanoregulin-like codes for MGAKYTICCCRYYLNHSREEKNAILRMRTTRASRPVEQLSSESSNSDTEEESLFGPQTTSMSPQSNQQSQRSAEHPWASINRPCDSPVRRGSDRELQAFINMRDQTDKATEEWEKLNYDIHTLCYARREVRSRWKKILLQLGYQCEVDALLCVNRQSQFSRDQEHLNRATELLKQLLDHTSMFPKGTGHQNRYLYVMDRLVSLDSAEEFVRLAKEKYPMKEG; via the exons ATGGGTGCCAAGTATACTATTTGCTGCTGTCGTTACTACTTGAaccacagcagagaggagaaaaatgctATTTTGCG TATGCGCACCACCAGAGCTTCAAGACCAGTAGAGCAGTTATCCAGTGAGTCCAGCAACAgtgacacagaggaggagagcctTTTTGGGCCGCAGACTACAAGTATGAGCCCACAGAGCAATCAGCAAAGCCAGAGGAGTGCTGAACACCCCTGGGCAAGCATAAACAGACCCTGTGACTCTCCCGTCAGACGAGGATCCGACAGAGAGTTACAGGCTTTTATCAACATGAGAGACCAAACTGACAAGGCAACAGAG GAATGGGAAAAGCTGAATTATGACATACACACTCTTTGCTATGCCCGGCGAGAAGTCAGATCTCGATGGAAGAAAATCCTGCTGCAGCTAG GTTATCAGTGCGAGGTGGATGCCTTGTTGTGTGTGAACAGACAGAGCCAGTTCAGTCGAGACCAGGAGCATCTAAACAGAGCTACTGAACTGTTGAAACAGCTGCTGGACCACACCTCTATGTTCCCAAAAGGAACAGGACACCAGAACAGATACCTCTATGTCATG GACCGCCTGGTGTCCCTGGACAGTGCCGAGGAGTTTGTCAGACTGGCCAAAGAAAAATATCCCATGAAAGAAGGCTAA